A portion of the Tiliqua scincoides isolate rTilSci1 chromosome 3, rTilSci1.hap2, whole genome shotgun sequence genome contains these proteins:
- the LOC136645112 gene encoding uncharacterized protein F54H12.2-like yields the protein MAFIHGASEECTKSELDLFQIAPTQTSVEGSIFIEVPPLAAVTESAPLEFFIAGNGEDYLDLNNTLLYLCCKIVKEDGANIARAAEVGLVNYPIAAIFSQLDVTLGDRLISQSNNCYPFRAFIESILNFGGETLSTQFSAGLFYKDTPGEHESTGLDGDNQGFIRRAALTAESRKIDLLGYLHADLFFQEKLLLNGVDVKIKLTRSKDAFCLMSDDPGVHYKLQILTASLFVKKVRVAPGVRLGHAEALLMATAKYPVDRVSMKIFSIAAGSRISNQENLFLGQLPKLVVVGLVDNDSFSGAYDKNPFNFKHYDINFFAVYQSGHQIPAKPFQPRFDEGNCVREYMSLVHASGKHMKDKALLINREDYARGYTLFAFDLSPDQECGSHYSLINTGNLRAEIWFARPLPQTVNMIVYGVFDNIIEINHRRSVLFDYM from the coding sequence ATGGCTTTTATTCATGGGGCTTCAGAAGAATGCACTAAATCTGAACTGgacctgttccaaatagcccctacaCAGACCAGTGTAGAAGGAAGCATTTTTATCGAGGTGCCCCCTCTGGCAGCTGTGACAGAGTCTGCACCGCTTGAGTTTTTCATAGCTGGAAATGGTGAAGACTACCTAGACTTGAATAATACGCTATTATACCTGTGCTGCAAAATAGTGAAAGAAGATGGAGCCAACAttgccagggctgcagaggtggggctggtgaATTACCCGATCGCAGCCATCTTCAGCCAGCTGGATGTGACACTAGGAGACAGGCTCATAAGTCAAAGTAATAATTGCTACCCTTTTAGAGCTTTTATTGAGTCCATCTTGAATTTTGGGGGTGAGACGCTTTCAACCCaattctctgcagggctgttttacaaagacacccCAGGGGAACATGAATCAACAGGCCTGGATGGGGATAACCAAGGCTTTATTAGAAGAGCCgccctgactgctgaaagcagaaaaatagaccTCCTGGGGTACCtccatgcagacttgttttttcaagaaaaactactGTTAAATGGGGTGGACGTGAAAATCAAGCTCACGCGGAGTAAAGACGCATTCTGCCTTATGAGCGATGATCCCGGCGTGCACTACAAGCTGCAAATCCTGACTGCATcactgtttgtaaagaaagtCAGAGTAGCCCCAGGTGTACGTCTGGGTCACGCCGAAGCATTGCTTATGGCCACAGCCAAATACCCCGTGGATAGAGTTTCTATGAAAATtttcagcattgctgctggaagcagaataTCCAATCAAGAAAACCTATTCCTGGGGCAACTACCTAAGCTTGTTGTGGTAGGCCTTGTGGATAACGATTCATTCAGCGGCGCATATGATAAAAACCCCTTTAATTTCAAGCATTATGACATAAACTTTTTTGCAGTTTACCAGTCTGGACATCAAATCCCGGCAAAACCATTTCAACCTCGCTTTGATGAAGGAAACTGCGTGAGGGAATACATGAGCCTGGTTCATGCATCTGGTAAACACATGAAAGACAAAGCCTTGTTAATTAACAGAGAAGATTATGCAAGAGGCTATACCCTGTTTGCCTTTGATCTCTCACCCGATCAAGAATGTGGCAGTCACTATTCCTTGATTAATACAGGGAATCTGCGGGCAGAAATATGGTTTGCCAGGCCCCTCCCACAAACTGTGAATATGATTGTATATGGTGTTTTTGACAATATTATTGAAATTAACCACAGGAGGAGTGTTTTGTTTGATTATATGTAA